Proteins found in one Deferrivibrio essentukiensis genomic segment:
- a CDS encoding ABC transporter substrate-binding protein, whose translation MRKIGLLSLAAVFMLATFAFAAGELVIGIQGPETGNLAVYGQKTLSGAKLAVDEINAAGGVNGKTIKLINYDSRGDKAEAANATQRLINKDKACGIIGEPTSGATFVIGPIADRAKTVLISAGATAKGVTDNKPFVFRDTLLDSDGGPATIKFIMDKFGWKNFALITSVNNDYSVGLSAIFKKAVKDFGGNIVVEQTISDGDTDFSAQITAIKPHNPQAIIFSGYYPEGSLILLEARKQGLNAPIVGGDGLLAPDLWDVAKDAALGSIVYAGFSPEAKAQKVQEFVKKMETRGGADMFSAQGYDAVYLLANAMKDAKVTNCADAKQRTAMRDALANIPGFDGVSGQMKFDKEGNAVKKPFIQAVDKKADGKYYFKLLNE comes from the coding sequence ATGAGAAAAATTGGCTTACTTAGTTTAGCCGCAGTTTTTATGCTTGCAACTTTTGCTTTTGCAGCAGGGGAGCTTGTAATCGGTATTCAGGGACCTGAAACCGGAAACTTGGCAGTTTATGGACAAAAAACTTTATCAGGGGCTAAACTTGCTGTTGATGAGATTAATGCAGCAGGTGGAGTTAATGGTAAGACTATTAAGTTAATCAATTATGATAGCCGTGGTGACAAGGCTGAAGCTGCAAATGCTACTCAGAGACTTATCAATAAAGATAAGGCATGTGGTATTATCGGTGAGCCTACTTCAGGGGCTACTTTTGTTATTGGACCAATTGCTGACAGAGCAAAAACTGTTTTAATTTCTGCAGGTGCTACTGCCAAAGGCGTAACTGACAACAAACCTTTCGTATTTAGAGATACTCTTCTTGATAGCGACGGTGGACCTGCTACTATCAAGTTTATTATGGATAAATTTGGTTGGAAAAACTTTGCTTTAATCACTTCTGTAAACAATGATTACAGTGTAGGCCTTTCTGCAATTTTTAAGAAAGCTGTAAAAGATTTTGGCGGTAATATTGTTGTTGAACAGACAATATCTGATGGAGACACAGATTTTTCTGCTCAGATTACAGCAATTAAACCACATAATCCACAGGCTATTATTTTCAGTGGTTACTATCCTGAAGGATCTTTAATCCTTCTTGAAGCAAGAAAACAAGGTCTTAACGCACCAATCGTTGGCGGTGATGGACTTCTTGCTCCTGACCTTTGGGATGTGGCTAAAGATGCTGCACTTGGCTCAATAGTCTATGCTGGATTCTCACCAGAGGCTAAAGCTCAGAAAGTACAGGAATTTGTTAAGAAGATGGAAACAAGAGGCGGAGCAGATATGTTCTCAGCTCAAGGTTATGACGCAGTTTATCTTCTTGCTAATGCAATGAAAGATGCAAAAGTTACTAATTGTGCTGATGCTAAACAAAGAACTGCTATGAGAGATGCTCTTGCAAATATTCCTGGTTTTGATGGTGTTAGTGGCCAGATGAAGTTTGATAAAGAAGGTAACGCTGTTAAGAAACCTTTTATCCAGGCTGTTGATAAGAAAGCTGACGGTAAATACTACTTCAAGCTTCTTAATGAATAA
- a CDS encoding branched-chain amino acid ABC transporter permease has translation MLEIILKQLLNGITVGSIYSLIALGYTMVYGIIKLINFAHGDIYMVGAFIGLIVATHFTSNFIVVMAVAMALTAVLGVLVEKIAYKPVRNSSRISALISAIGASIFISNLVVLINGPQREAYPQIFPEINFVIGGITISFLQIFIILVSIALMFGLYYIVHNTKMGVAMRAVSQNMTTARLMGINSDKVISFTFAIGSSLAAAAGVLVGTYYRAVDPLMGLLFGLKAFVAAVLGGIGSIPGAMVGGLVLGLAEVMGVAFISPSFRDAIAFGILIFILIVKPSGLFGKATKEKV, from the coding sequence GTGTTAGAAATAATACTCAAACAGCTCCTAAACGGAATCACGGTTGGGAGTATTTATTCTCTGATAGCCCTTGGATATACGATGGTTTATGGTATTATTAAACTTATTAACTTTGCTCACGGCGATATTTATATGGTTGGGGCTTTTATCGGGCTTATTGTTGCTACTCATTTTACAAGTAATTTTATAGTGGTTATGGCTGTTGCTATGGCACTTACTGCTGTGCTTGGGGTTTTAGTTGAAAAGATAGCTTACAAACCTGTAAGGAATTCTTCCAGAATTTCTGCTCTTATCAGTGCAATCGGTGCATCTATTTTCATATCTAATTTGGTTGTTTTAATAAATGGGCCTCAAAGAGAGGCATATCCACAAATATTTCCTGAAATAAATTTTGTTATAGGCGGTATTACCATTTCTTTTTTACAGATTTTTATAATTTTGGTTTCAATTGCCCTTATGTTTGGGCTTTATTATATAGTTCATAACACAAAAATGGGCGTTGCGATGCGTGCTGTATCCCAAAATATGACAACTGCACGCCTAATGGGGATTAATTCCGACAAAGTAATCTCTTTTACTTTTGCAATTGGCTCATCCTTGGCAGCTGCTGCAGGAGTGCTTGTGGGTACATATTATAGGGCTGTCGATCCATTGATGGGTCTTTTGTTTGGTCTTAAGGCATTTGTTGCTGCGGTTTTGGGAGGTATCGGAAGTATTCCTGGGGCCATGGTGGGAGGTCTTGTTTTGGGACTTGCCGAAGTTATGGGGGTAGCATTTATCTCCCCTTCATTTAGAGATGCAATTGCTTTTGGAATATTGATTTTTATCCTTATTGTGAAGCCTTCCGGACTATTTGGTAAGGCAACTAAAGAAAAGGTATAG